Proteins encoded together in one Gemmatimonadota bacterium DH-78 window:
- a CDS encoding CpsB/CapC family capsule biosynthesis tyrosine phosphatase encodes MIDLHSHLVPDVDDGARGVDGARAAVSRMVEAGVQRIVTTPHFDASLVRDPERFEARMDEMDRGFTALLEAVAEDHPDLALGRGHEVMLDDPFPDLSDPRLRLGGTRFVLVEWPRLRIPPSTPEAIARIREQGWVPLIAHPERYEAIGRNFGLVSAWRRAGACLQMNHGSLLGRYGDEARTVARRLLEGGWVDVLSSDFHARPHLPTFVPEIREWFAERELTEAFEILTEVNPARILSDEHPDAVPSVTLERGLWDRITGFLRPGDA; translated from the coding sequence ATGATCGACCTGCACTCCCATCTCGTTCCCGACGTCGATGACGGCGCCCGCGGCGTCGACGGCGCCCGGGCCGCGGTGTCGCGGATGGTGGAGGCGGGGGTGCAGCGGATCGTCACCACCCCGCATTTCGACGCCTCGCTGGTGCGGGATCCCGAGCGCTTCGAGGCGCGGATGGACGAGATGGACCGGGGCTTCACGGCCCTGCTCGAGGCCGTGGCCGAAGACCACCCCGACCTCGCGCTGGGCCGGGGCCACGAGGTGATGCTCGACGATCCGTTTCCCGACCTGTCCGATCCCCGCCTTCGCCTCGGCGGTACCCGCTTCGTGCTGGTGGAGTGGCCGCGGCTCCGCATTCCGCCCTCCACCCCCGAGGCCATCGCGCGGATTCGTGAGCAGGGGTGGGTTCCGCTCATCGCCCACCCGGAACGCTACGAGGCGATCGGTCGCAATTTCGGGCTCGTGAGTGCATGGCGGCGAGCGGGCGCCTGCCTGCAGATGAACCACGGCTCCCTGCTGGGTCGCTACGGCGATGAAGCCCGGACCGTGGCCCGCCGACTTCTCGAGGGCGGGTGGGTCGACGTGCTGTCGTCCGACTTCCACGCTCGACCCCATCTACCCACCTTCGTGCCCGAGATCCGGGAGTGGTTCGCCGAGCGCGAACTCACGGAGGCCTTCGAGATCCTGACCGAGGTCAACCCGGCCCGGATTCTCTCCGACGAACATCCCGACGCCGTCCCCTCGGTCACGCTCGAGCGTGGGTTGTGGGATCGGATCACCGGCTTTCTCCGTCCAGGGGACGCATGA
- a CDS encoding SIS domain-containing protein, producing MNQQRITRHLSELARVAEATATHLSDEVAAVADLTLRTLRRGGTLYFCGNGGSAADSQHLAAEYVVRFARDRRALPALALTVDTSALTAAANDFGFDEIFARQVAALGRPGDLLFLHSTSGRSANLLRAAEVARQAGLQTVALLARDGGPLKERVDVALVVPTEVTAHAQEIHIALGHAICDLVDEAWSTPAPDPAMVAALESLRRMEKAQTLWYRALASRAEDEDDAVLSERFNGLHADEQHHLSRITARLLELEVETAELRSVAAPPLPGDDWAPAVREREQAEVAAYEAALEGPLDAETRAVLVEILESERHHLAQLGGKWMPA from the coding sequence ATGAACCAGCAGCGAATCACCCGTCACCTCTCCGAGCTCGCCCGCGTGGCCGAGGCCACCGCCACCCACCTCTCCGACGAGGTGGCGGCGGTGGCCGACCTCACCCTCCGCACGCTGCGGAGGGGCGGCACCCTCTACTTCTGCGGCAACGGGGGCTCGGCCGCCGACAGCCAGCACCTGGCGGCGGAGTACGTGGTGAGGTTCGCCCGCGACCGCCGTGCGCTCCCCGCCCTCGCCCTGACCGTCGACACCTCGGCGCTCACGGCGGCGGCCAACGATTTCGGCTTCGACGAAATCTTCGCCCGCCAGGTGGCGGCCCTCGGTCGGCCTGGAGATCTGCTCTTTCTGCACTCCACCAGCGGGCGTTCGGCCAACCTGTTGCGGGCGGCCGAGGTGGCGCGGCAGGCCGGGCTGCAGACCGTGGCACTGCTCGCGCGCGACGGCGGTCCGCTGAAGGAACGCGTGGATGTGGCGCTGGTGGTGCCCACCGAGGTGACGGCGCATGCCCAGGAGATCCACATCGCGCTGGGGCACGCCATCTGCGATCTCGTCGACGAGGCCTGGAGCACCCCGGCGCCCGATCCGGCCATGGTGGCGGCTCTGGAGTCGCTGCGTCGCATGGAGAAGGCGCAGACGCTGTGGTACCGGGCACTCGCGTCGCGCGCGGAGGACGAAGACGACGCGGTGCTGTCGGAGCGTTTCAATGGACTCCACGCCGACGAGCAGCACCATCTGTCGAGAATCACCGCGCGCCTGCTCGAACTCGAGGTCGAGACCGCGGAGCTGAGGAGCGTGGCGGCACCCCCGCTGCCCGGCGACGACTGGGCCCCGGCGGTGCGCGAGCGGGAACAGGCCGAGGTGGCCGCGTACGAGGCCGCGCTCGAGGGGCCGCTCGACGCGGAGACCCGCGCGGTACTGGTCGAGATCCTGGAGTCGGAGCGGCACCATCTGGCGCAGCTCGGCGGCAAGTGGATGCCGGCGTGA
- a CDS encoding SDR family oxidoreductase has protein sequence MSGPLIDLSGKAALVTGGSRGVGRATALLLARAGADVGIAYHSAHDRARTVVAEIEALGVRAFARAGDLAEREAVEAFVDEGVERFGGVDIVVGNHGIWPVDDVPLAAMDDARWRRTMAVNVDSIFHLCRAAARHIRDDGRIVLVSSTAGQRGEAFHGDYAASKGAMISLVKGFCVELAPRGVTVNSVAPGWIDTEMAHPAFEGGERERIAAGIPLGRIATADDVAGPILFLCSELGRHLTGEILNVNGGAVLVG, from the coding sequence GTGAGCGGGCCGCTGATCGATCTGTCGGGCAAGGCCGCGCTCGTGACGGGTGGGTCGCGCGGTGTGGGGCGGGCGACCGCCCTCCTGCTCGCCCGGGCCGGGGCCGATGTGGGCATCGCCTACCACTCCGCGCACGACCGCGCACGGACGGTGGTGGCCGAGATCGAAGCGCTGGGGGTGCGCGCCTTCGCCCGCGCCGGCGACCTCGCCGAGCGGGAGGCGGTGGAGGCCTTCGTGGACGAAGGGGTGGAGCGGTTCGGGGGCGTGGACATCGTCGTGGGCAATCACGGAATCTGGCCGGTGGACGACGTGCCGCTGGCCGCGATGGACGACGCCCGCTGGCGGCGTACGATGGCGGTCAACGTCGATTCCATCTTCCACCTGTGCCGCGCCGCCGCCCGCCACATCCGCGACGACGGGCGCATCGTGCTCGTGTCGTCCACGGCCGGGCAGAGGGGCGAGGCCTTTCACGGCGACTACGCCGCGTCGAAGGGGGCGATGATCTCGCTCGTGAAGGGCTTCTGCGTCGAACTCGCGCCCCGGGGCGTGACGGTCAACTCGGTGGCCCCCGGCTGGATCGACACCGAGATGGCCCATCCGGCCTTCGAGGGCGGCGAGCGGGAGCGCATCGCGGCCGGCATCCCCCTCGGCCGCATCGCGACGGCCGACGACGTGGCCGGCCCGATCCTCTTCCTCTGTTCCGAGCTGGGCCGCCATCTGACCGGCGAGATCCTGAACGTGAACGGCGGCGCGGTGCTCGTGGGGTGA
- a CDS encoding CCA tRNA nucleotidyltransferase has translation MKLDTPDEVRWIARTLEEAGYDTWAVGGAVRDGLRGARTADWDFATLARPNQVRRLFRKTVPLGIDHGTVGVLDRKGVMHEVTTFRKDVDTDGRHAVISFADRIEDDLARRDFTINALAWHPLREVLLDPYDGRGDLEAGVLRTVGVPEERFAEDYLRVLRALRFAGRFDLRIHPDTWAALVASAPELVRLSPERIREELVKVLGGTAPPSRALALYRASGATEVVYPELHALDDALWERTLAVVDALSPASEWLRMAALLAPVGHPDPRADEPSPDDVRGLRAADPIAARAVVRAMAVLSRLRVSNRQLDQVSGWVAEGLEPPVLETGAERRRWLARVGPERLDGYLRLWQARHRVDPSLADPAPLARALREEVAAGPPLKVGDLAVTGRDLIALGHRPGPWFGEVLEGLLELVLDDPARNERDELMPILTERAARAAGSA, from the coding sequence GTGAAGCTCGACACGCCCGACGAGGTGCGCTGGATCGCGCGAACCCTCGAGGAGGCCGGCTACGACACCTGGGCCGTGGGCGGCGCCGTGCGCGACGGTCTGCGCGGGGCGCGCACCGCAGACTGGGACTTCGCCACGCTCGCACGCCCCAATCAGGTGCGGCGCCTCTTCCGCAAGACGGTGCCCCTCGGGATCGATCACGGCACGGTGGGCGTGCTCGATCGCAAGGGCGTGATGCACGAGGTCACGACCTTCCGGAAGGACGTCGACACCGACGGACGCCACGCGGTGATCTCCTTCGCCGATCGGATCGAGGACGACCTCGCCCGGCGGGACTTCACGATCAACGCCCTCGCCTGGCACCCCCTGCGGGAGGTGCTGCTCGATCCGTACGACGGCCGCGGCGATCTGGAGGCGGGGGTGCTGCGCACCGTGGGGGTTCCCGAGGAGCGGTTCGCCGAGGACTACCTCCGGGTACTGAGGGCGCTCCGCTTCGCCGGCCGCTTCGATCTGCGGATCCACCCCGACACCTGGGCGGCACTCGTCGCCTCCGCCCCCGAGCTGGTGCGGCTCTCCCCGGAGCGCATTCGCGAGGAGCTGGTGAAGGTGCTGGGGGGTACCGCGCCGCCCTCCCGGGCTCTCGCCCTGTACCGAGCCAGCGGGGCGACGGAGGTCGTGTACCCCGAGCTGCACGCCCTCGACGACGCGCTGTGGGAGCGAACGCTCGCGGTGGTCGATGCGCTTTCTCCCGCTTCGGAGTGGCTCCGGATGGCGGCGCTGCTGGCGCCCGTCGGGCATCCCGATCCGCGCGCCGACGAGCCCTCGCCCGACGACGTTCGGGGACTGCGGGCCGCCGACCCGATCGCCGCGCGGGCGGTGGTGCGGGCGATGGCGGTGCTGTCCCGGCTGCGGGTGTCGAACCGTCAGCTCGACCAGGTGTCGGGGTGGGTGGCGGAGGGTCTCGAGCCGCCCGTGCTCGAGACCGGCGCGGAGCGGCGGCGCTGGCTCGCCCGCGTCGGACCCGAGCGGCTCGACGGCTACCTGAGACTGTGGCAGGCCCGGCACCGCGTCGACCCGTCGCTCGCCGACCCCGCGCCGCTGGCTCGGGCGCTGCGGGAGGAGGTGGCCGCCGGACCGCCGCTGAAGGTGGGTGACCTCGCGGTCACCGGGCGCGATCTCATCGCTCTCGGACACCGGCCCGGACCGTGGTTCGGTGAGGTGCTCGAGGGGCTGCTCGAACTCGTGCTCGACGATCCGGCGCGCAACGAGCGCGACGAGCTGATGCCGATCCTGACGGAGCGGGCCGCGCGGGCGGCCGGTTCGGCCTGA
- a CDS encoding replication-associated recombination protein A, with protein sequence MATDDLFGAADEAEESTRGPRAPRPGAPLAARMRPRSLDEFRGQTHLLGEGKALRTMLERGSPSSMILWGPPGSGKTTLARLIAAESNTTFVPFSAVTEGIGRVREIIGEAAMRLEATGRRTILFCDEIHRFNKAQQDAFLPHVEAGTVTLIGATTENPSFEIVRPLLSRAPVFVLEALGGDDVAAILHAALDDRDRGLGTMELEVDDGVVEGLAEESDGDARRALGALEAAARLAGPGGRITREVAAEALQHRFAVYDKGGEEHFNVISALHKAVRGSDADGALYWLARMIEGGEDPLYIARRLVRMASEDIGLADPEALEVTLAARDAFHFLGPPEGELALAEATVYLALAPKSNRVYTAWKEARTAARESPGEGVPLHIRNAPTRLMKDLGYGSGYQYDPDTSSGVSGQSYLPDRLAGRRFYTPGRFGYEKTLAERIAWFDARRQEARDASS encoded by the coding sequence ATGGCCACCGACGATCTCTTCGGCGCCGCCGACGAGGCGGAGGAGTCGACACGGGGGCCCCGGGCTCCTCGACCGGGTGCGCCGCTGGCGGCGCGCATGCGTCCCCGCTCGCTCGACGAGTTCCGGGGCCAGACGCACCTGCTCGGCGAGGGCAAGGCGCTGCGCACCATGCTGGAGCGGGGCAGCCCGAGCAGCATGATCCTCTGGGGCCCGCCGGGGTCGGGAAAGACCACCCTCGCCCGGCTCATCGCCGCCGAGTCGAACACCACCTTCGTGCCGTTCAGCGCGGTGACCGAGGGCATCGGCCGGGTGCGCGAGATCATCGGGGAGGCGGCGATGCGCCTCGAGGCCACGGGCCGCCGCACGATTCTCTTCTGTGACGAGATCCACCGCTTCAACAAGGCGCAGCAGGACGCCTTCCTCCCGCATGTGGAGGCGGGCACGGTCACCCTGATCGGCGCCACGACCGAGAACCCGAGCTTCGAGATCGTGCGTCCGCTCCTGTCGCGCGCGCCCGTGTTCGTTCTCGAGGCCCTGGGGGGCGACGACGTGGCGGCGATTCTCCACGCCGCGCTCGACGATCGCGACCGCGGGCTGGGCACGATGGAGCTGGAGGTGGACGACGGCGTCGTGGAGGGGCTGGCCGAGGAGTCGGACGGCGACGCCCGCCGGGCACTCGGTGCGCTGGAGGCCGCCGCTCGCCTGGCGGGGCCGGGAGGCCGGATCACGCGAGAGGTCGCGGCAGAGGCCCTCCAGCACCGGTTCGCCGTTTACGACAAGGGGGGCGAGGAGCACTTCAACGTGATCTCCGCCCTGCACAAGGCGGTGCGGGGGAGCGACGCCGACGGCGCCCTCTACTGGCTCGCGCGCATGATCGAGGGCGGCGAAGATCCGCTCTACATCGCCCGTCGTCTCGTGCGCATGGCATCCGAAGACATCGGCCTCGCCGATCCGGAGGCGCTCGAGGTGACCCTCGCCGCCCGCGACGCCTTCCACTTTCTCGGGCCGCCCGAGGGAGAGCTCGCCCTGGCCGAGGCCACCGTCTACCTGGCGCTGGCCCCCAAGTCGAACCGGGTCTACACCGCCTGGAAGGAGGCGCGCACCGCCGCTCGGGAGTCCCCGGGAGAAGGCGTGCCCCTTCACATCCGCAACGCTCCCACCCGGCTGATGAAGGACCTCGGCTACGGAAGCGGGTATCAGTACGACCCCGACACCAGTTCCGGGGTGTCGGGGCAGAGCTATCTTCCGGATCGACTGGCCGGTCGCCGCTTCTACACGCCGGGCCGCTTCGGCTACGAGAAGACGCTGGCCGAGCGCATCGCCTGGTTCGACGCCCGTCGGCAGGAAGCGCGCGACGCCTCGTCCTGA
- the hflX gene encoding GTPase HflX, translating to MSAPPRELDPRIAEEHLEELARLTDTAGGQVTAVVRQRLDSPSPKTFIGQGKAEELKQVVESSGADLVIFDEELSPAQGKNLEQVTGVRVMDRPELILDIFATRARSKEARMQVELAQLEYLLPRLKRMWSHLSRTRGGIGLRGPGETQLETDRRLIGTRIADLRKKLRDVARAREIQRQSRQGEFRAALVGYTNAGKSSLLRALSGSEVFVEDRLFATLDSTTRTVELGDGYDMLVTDTVGFIRKLPHHLVASFRSTLEEAREADVLLHVIDSSHPDREEQEEVVAEVLADLELDDRPQVLVYNKIDRLTHAEESAIKDRIRAFSSRPAVFVSAHQPETLGRLRDALKARMRARLHKVRIELPARDGEALALLYRQGEVIERDDRGATIEVVVRVPDALLGRLRQRPGLVLVEGGEE from the coding sequence GTGTCCGCACCACCCCGCGAGCTGGACCCGCGCATCGCCGAGGAGCACCTCGAAGAGCTCGCGCGCCTCACCGACACGGCCGGCGGCCAGGTCACGGCCGTCGTGCGCCAGCGCCTCGACTCCCCTTCGCCCAAGACCTTCATCGGACAGGGCAAGGCGGAGGAGCTGAAGCAGGTGGTGGAGTCGAGCGGCGCCGATCTGGTGATCTTCGACGAAGAACTCTCGCCCGCGCAGGGCAAGAATCTCGAGCAGGTGACGGGGGTGCGGGTGATGGATCGACCCGAGTTGATCCTCGACATCTTCGCCACGCGGGCGCGGTCGAAGGAGGCGCGCATGCAGGTGGAGCTCGCCCAGCTCGAGTACCTGCTGCCTCGGCTCAAGCGCATGTGGAGCCACCTGTCGCGTACGCGAGGGGGCATTGGACTCCGGGGTCCAGGAGAGACCCAGCTCGAGACCGATCGGCGGCTGATCGGCACCCGCATCGCCGACCTCCGGAAGAAGCTGCGCGACGTGGCACGGGCCCGCGAGATCCAGCGGCAGTCGAGGCAGGGCGAGTTTCGGGCTGCGCTGGTGGGGTACACGAACGCCGGGAAGTCGTCGCTGCTCCGCGCGCTCTCGGGCTCCGAGGTGTTCGTGGAGGACCGGCTCTTCGCCACCCTCGACTCGACCACCCGCACCGTCGAGCTCGGCGACGGCTATGACATGCTGGTGACCGACACCGTCGGTTTCATCCGCAAGCTGCCCCACCACCTCGTGGCGTCGTTCCGCTCCACCCTGGAGGAGGCCCGGGAAGCCGACGTGCTGCTGCACGTGATCGACTCGTCGCATCCCGACCGCGAGGAGCAGGAGGAGGTCGTGGCCGAGGTGCTCGCCGACCTCGAGCTCGACGACCGCCCCCAGGTGCTGGTCTACAACAAGATCGACCGGCTCACGCACGCCGAGGAGTCGGCAATCAAGGACCGGATCCGCGCCTTCTCTTCGCGCCCCGCCGTGTTCGTGTCGGCGCATCAGCCGGAGACGCTGGGGCGGCTGAGGGACGCGCTCAAGGCTCGGATGCGCGCGCGATTGCACAAGGTTCGGATCGAGTTGCCCGCCCGCGACGGCGAGGCGCTCGCGCTGCTCTACCGCCAGGGCGAGGTGATCGAACGCGACGACCGCGGTGCCACCATCGAGGTGGTGGTGCGGGTGCCCGACGCCCTCCTCGGTCGGCTGCGGCAGCGGCCCGGGCTGGTGCTGGTGGAGGGCGGCGAGGAGTGA
- a CDS encoding Rossmann-like and DUF2520 domain-containing protein yields the protein MIERVMVIGPGRVGLALGHALSQADAVRHLVYCGRRPEPPSHPLFVQGVAEYHFGLMAPPLGTEAVLLTLPDRVLPEMAHALAGQGRPAPDTVVMHTSGSLNTDVLAPLHAAGYAVGSIHPLQTISHPVTGAERLRGAHFAVTGEAPARRWGRTLARELDGRVLEVPVARRPLYHAAAVLASNGVSALLTLAAEIMMRSGVEPDEVPEAIAALARASLDDGFGDHLNPGFTGPALRGEAEAVGLHLRALEGDAREVYRALSGVLADLAERRGLPQERADAIRSLLHPPRGGSPEEAT from the coding sequence GTGATCGAGCGGGTGATGGTGATCGGGCCGGGACGGGTGGGGCTCGCGCTCGGTCACGCGCTGTCGCAGGCGGATGCGGTACGGCACCTGGTGTATTGCGGTCGCCGGCCCGAGCCCCCCTCGCACCCGCTCTTCGTGCAGGGAGTGGCCGAGTACCACTTCGGACTCATGGCGCCCCCGCTCGGCACGGAGGCGGTGCTGCTCACGCTCCCGGACCGGGTGCTCCCCGAAATGGCGCACGCCCTGGCGGGGCAGGGGCGCCCGGCGCCCGACACGGTCGTGATGCACACCTCGGGCTCCCTCAACACCGATGTGCTGGCCCCGCTGCACGCGGCGGGCTACGCCGTGGGCTCGATCCATCCTCTCCAGACGATCAGCCATCCGGTCACCGGGGCCGAGCGGCTGAGGGGCGCGCACTTCGCCGTGACCGGTGAGGCCCCCGCCCGGCGGTGGGGGCGGACCCTCGCCCGCGAGCTCGACGGCCGGGTGCTCGAGGTGCCGGTGGCGCGCCGTCCGCTCTATCACGCGGCGGCGGTGCTGGCCTCCAACGGGGTGTCGGCGCTGCTGACGCTCGCGGCCGAGATCATGATGCGGTCGGGGGTGGAGCCCGACGAGGTACCCGAGGCGATCGCAGCGCTGGCGCGGGCCTCGCTCGACGACGGCTTCGGCGATCACCTGAACCCGGGCTTCACCGGTCCGGCCCTGCGCGGCGAGGCCGAGGCGGTGGGGTTGCACCTGCGGGCTCTGGAGGGAGACGCCCGCGAGGTCTATCGTGCCTTGAGTGGGGTGCTCGCCGATCTGGCCGAGCGCCGAGGACTTCCGCAGGAGCGGGCCGATGCGATCCGCTCGCTGCTGCACCCCCCGCGGGGGGGATCGCCGGAGGAGGCGACGTGA
- a CDS encoding pyridoxine 5'-phosphate synthase produces the protein MRLFINIDHVATVREARRTDEPDPVRAAVLAELGGADGITVHLREDRRHIQDRDVRLLAETIRTPMNLELAAIDEIVEIACELRPHQATLVPERREEVTTEGGLDLSGAAALERLRPVVDRLRAEGVRTSLFIDPEERAIEASAALGVEAVELHTGEFAHARGSAAVEQVERLRRAAVAGRAHGLDVHAGHGLTYENVHPVAAIAELEELNIGHSVVSRAVLVGMERAVAEMAAIVRRARGRAP, from the coding sequence GTGAGGCTGTTCATCAACATCGATCATGTGGCCACCGTGCGTGAAGCGCGCAGGACCGACGAGCCGGATCCGGTGCGCGCCGCGGTGCTCGCCGAGCTGGGCGGTGCCGACGGCATCACGGTGCACCTGCGCGAGGACCGCCGCCACATTCAGGATCGCGACGTGCGACTGCTCGCCGAGACGATCCGCACCCCGATGAACCTCGAGCTGGCCGCCATCGACGAGATCGTCGAGATCGCCTGCGAGTTGCGGCCCCATCAGGCCACCCTCGTGCCCGAGCGGCGCGAAGAGGTGACCACCGAGGGCGGGCTCGATCTGTCGGGGGCGGCGGCGCTGGAACGGCTGCGTCCGGTGGTGGATCGACTCCGCGCGGAAGGGGTGCGCACCTCGCTCTTCATCGACCCGGAGGAGCGCGCCATCGAGGCCTCGGCCGCACTCGGCGTCGAGGCGGTCGAGTTGCACACCGGCGAGTTCGCGCACGCCCGAGGCTCGGCGGCGGTCGAACAGGTGGAGCGGCTGCGCCGGGCGGCGGTGGCCGGTCGGGCCCACGGGCTCGACGTGCACGCCGGCCACGGGCTCACCTACGAGAACGTGCACCCGGTGGCCGCGATCGCCGAACTCGAGGAGCTCAACATCGGGCACAGCGTGGTGTCGCGCGCCGTGCTCGTGGGCATGGAGCGGGCCGTGGCCGAGATGGCGGCGATCGTGCGACGCGCCCGGGGTCGCGCCCCGTGA
- a CDS encoding lysylphosphatidylglycerol synthase transmembrane domain-containing protein — MNWKTLLGFGLSGFLIWFTLRGTDPMEVWTHIRGADFLLLAASVAVATIGFFWRALRWKVLLHPIAPDTRLRDRWAAVNIGFMANNLLPARVGEFARAYSFARLDPRVSMSAAFGSLVMERVLDALVLAVFLVGAVMMPSFPEVELGPRFTALLQSAVVLLAGVGFVLVLLLAFPTTVVRIGESLARRFLPEAAALRVIEALESFLQALGVARDPVLLTKALAWSFFFWFWHGLSFWIGMEAFGIEAGAVAAFFTEAVVGFGVALPAAPGFFGTFHASAAFALDTVYGAGEIATLAFAYGYHLGGFIPVTLIGLWYANQLGLSLGDVRESEAKVEAAVDAELIDPADRPLDA; from the coding sequence GTGAACTGGAAAACCCTTCTGGGGTTCGGGCTGTCGGGCTTCCTGATCTGGTTCACCCTCCGGGGCACCGATCCGATGGAGGTCTGGACCCACATTCGCGGCGCCGATTTCCTGCTGCTCGCGGCATCGGTCGCGGTGGCGACGATCGGTTTCTTCTGGCGGGCCCTGCGGTGGAAGGTGCTGCTCCACCCGATCGCGCCCGACACGCGGCTCCGCGATCGCTGGGCGGCGGTGAACATCGGCTTCATGGCCAACAACCTGCTCCCGGCGCGCGTGGGTGAGTTCGCGCGGGCCTACAGCTTCGCGCGGCTCGACCCGCGGGTGAGCATGAGTGCGGCCTTCGGGTCGCTGGTGATGGAGCGGGTGCTCGACGCTCTGGTCCTCGCCGTCTTCCTCGTGGGCGCGGTGATGATGCCGTCGTTTCCGGAGGTGGAGCTCGGGCCGCGGTTCACCGCGCTGCTTCAGAGCGCGGTGGTGCTGCTCGCCGGGGTCGGGTTCGTGCTGGTTCTGCTCCTCGCGTTTCCCACCACGGTGGTGCGTATCGGCGAATCGCTCGCCCGCCGCTTCCTGCCCGAGGCGGCCGCGCTGCGGGTGATCGAGGCGCTGGAGTCGTTTCTGCAGGCGCTGGGTGTGGCGCGCGATCCGGTGCTGCTGACCAAGGCCCTCGCCTGGTCGTTCTTCTTCTGGTTCTGGCACGGGCTGTCGTTCTGGATCGGGATGGAGGCCTTCGGCATCGAGGCCGGCGCGGTGGCCGCCTTCTTCACCGAGGCCGTGGTGGGCTTCGGCGTGGCGCTGCCCGCCGCCCCCGGCTTCTTCGGCACCTTCCACGCCTCGGCCGCCTTCGCGCTCGACACCGTGTACGGAGCCGGCGAGATCGCCACCCTGGCCTTCGCCTACGGCTACCACCTGGGCGGCTTCATTCCGGTCACCCTGATCGGCCTCTGGTACGCCAACCAGCTGGGGCTGTCGCTCGGCGACGTGCGCGAGAGCGAAGCGAAGGTGGAGGCCGCCGTCGACGCCGAGCTGATCGACCCGGCCGATCGCCCTCTCGACGCGTGA
- the ispE gene encoding 4-(cytidine 5'-diphospho)-2-C-methyl-D-erythritol kinase, translated as MSGPAIGSRLRVRAPAKVNLTLRILERLPSGFHALETLFQAIDLCDSLEVEVRRESGVALEVVGADVGPADDNLVVRAARAWLAETCVEWGLAVRLTKAIPAGAGLGGGSSDAGAMLRVLDYWMPGAVAEERRLAIGAELGSDVPFFTGKGGLVLGRGRGERMTPLAPLPPAWLVVGMPRVHVATGPAYGRLARGRAESGGAVPPPLFDGESAVPRSWPEVASLALNDFEPVVAGAHPPIATALAAIRAQHPAFALLSGSGAAVFGLFTDADAAERAVGEARAACPESRFELARTLDRLPAVEPAGP; from the coding sequence ATGAGCGGTCCCGCGATCGGATCTCGCCTGAGGGTGCGGGCTCCGGCGAAAGTGAATCTCACCCTCAGGATTCTCGAGCGACTCCCGAGCGGTTTCCACGCCCTCGAGACCCTCTTCCAGGCGATCGACCTCTGCGACTCCCTGGAGGTGGAGGTGCGCCGCGAGTCCGGCGTGGCGCTCGAGGTCGTCGGGGCCGACGTCGGTCCGGCCGACGACAACCTGGTCGTGCGCGCGGCCCGGGCCTGGCTCGCCGAGACGTGCGTGGAGTGGGGTCTCGCCGTGCGACTCACGAAGGCGATCCCCGCGGGGGCGGGTCTCGGGGGCGGGTCGTCGGACGCCGGCGCGATGCTGCGCGTGCTCGATTACTGGATGCCCGGAGCGGTGGCTGAGGAGCGGCGCCTCGCGATCGGGGCGGAGCTCGGCTCCGATGTGCCCTTCTTCACCGGGAAGGGCGGACTCGTGCTCGGACGGGGCAGGGGAGAGCGCATGACGCCGCTGGCTCCGCTGCCCCCGGCCTGGCTGGTGGTGGGGATGCCGCGGGTGCACGTGGCCACCGGGCCCGCGTACGGACGTCTCGCGCGTGGGCGGGCCGAGAGCGGGGGGGCGGTTCCCCCGCCGCTGTTCGACGGTGAGAGCGCCGTGCCCCGCAGCTGGCCCGAGGTGGCGAGCTTGGCCCTCAACGACTTCGAGCCCGTGGTGGCCGGGGCGCACCCCCCGATCGCCACGGCGCTGGCCGCGATCAGGGCGCAGCACCCCGCCTTCGCGCTCCTGTCCGGGAGCGGGGCGGCCGTCTTCGGCCTCTTCACCGATGCCGACGCTGCGGAGCGGGCCGTCGGGGAGGCCCGGGCGGCCTGCCCGGAGTCGCGCTTCGAGCTCGCGCGCACCCTCGACCGCCTTCCCGCCGTCGAGCCCGCCGGGCCGTGA